A segment of the Bacillota bacterium genome:
CGTTGCCCCGGCCACCCCGACCTCCCCTGGCTACAATCACCTCCTGACCTGGCTCAACCAGATCAGCTAGAATCTCACCCGTCTCAGAGTCTCTGACCACGGTGCCGACCGGCACCCGCAAACGGATATCCTCCGCATTTTGCCCGTGCATGTTTTTCCCCTGGCCGTGTTCACCGCGTTCCGCCTTGTAATGCCTTTTATACCGGTAATCTACCAGGGTCCGCAAGCCCGGGTCAGCAACCAGGATGACATTGCCTCCCCTTCCACCGTCCCCGCCACTAGGCCCGCCTTCTGGAACGTACTTTTCGCGCCGGAAAGCGACGATGCCGTTACCCCCATCGCCACCTTTGACGTAGATCCTTGCCGTATCGTAAAACATCTCCATCACCCATCATAAACCAGTTTGCTTACATTATTGTCAATTACTACCTCGGTAATACCACTTTATGAGAAGCAGAATATCTACTCGGTTACAAAATCGCTTTACTTTAACATAGCCACCTCTTTAACTAGTGCCTCAAACAATATTAAAGAATCAGTAGTTCAATATAGCAGTACCCTTCGTTAATGTCCCAATTCACATGTTTTATGGATGGACCACTAACCTGTTTCGCCACGTTAACCACTGGAAGGGAGAAATCGCTTTCACCTCCCGCTGGCCAAACAAGCGTGACCAGACACCCACCTTTTTCTTCGGCAAGACGAACGCGCAACAGACGGCTTTCTACCGGGTATTTGAGCAATTCGGGAAATATGGCTTTGAAAAGTTGGCCTAGAGATTGGGCCAGAGTCATCCCATCGACTTTCGCGTTCGCCATATTTACGGCTACCTCTATAGTCAAATCGACCTGGTCCTGTTCCGCCTGTTTTTCGGCTAGAAGCAAGACCGCTACCAGTTCCGGCCAGGGCAGACGCATCACCTTGCCTGCCTCCTGAAGTTGAGCACTTATTTTTCGGAGATATGCTAAAGCCTGTTCTGGCTTGTTCAGTTGGAGGAAACCCATGATGACCTGGAGGTGATTGAGAAAATCATGGCGCTGAACTCTCAATAGGCCCACTACCTCATTTAACGGAAGAAAACCCGACATTGGTTATTCACCCCCATTTCCCTAATTATCCAAACTAAGCAAATCCCCCTGGAATATTCCAGGGGGGTTTTGTCGTCAATTCACTGTTCTTAAACTGCGGCAATCTCCGTGTAAATGCTGACCTGCTTTTTGCCCCGACCCTTGCGCTCAAACTTCACATAGCCATCAACCAGAGCGAACAGGGTATCGTCTTTGCCAATCCCTACGTTCAGGCCGGGATGAATCTTGGTTCCTCTCTGACGCACCAGTATATTGCCAGCAGTAACGTATTGACCATCATGCCGCTTGACACCAAGACGTTTGGCTTCACTATCACGCCCGTTGCGGGAACTACCGACCCCTTTCTTATGGGCAAAAAGCTGCAAGTTAAATCCGGTGATCACGCAGTCCACCTCCTCTTAAACACTTTTACGTTCCGGGGATAGCTTTTTTGAATCGTTTCCATACCTAATCGCATTGTTTCCACAATAATCTTGGCATTCTCCTGGTCACGCTGTTTTAAGCGCTCCGGCAGAAAGCAGCGCACAAAGCCATCGCTTATCTTAAAGTCTGGCGGCTCGGGCAGATGATACTGCAGTCCTAAAACCGTGGTCTGCGCTAAAACCGACAGCGCCGCGCAGACAATATCTTCTCCGTAAGGAGCGTACTCGGCATGCCCTTCTACTTCGAAACCAATAATTTCCCCCTGCTCATTATAAAAGAACTGAACATTAACCATGAGTATTTAAGCCTCAATCTTTTCGACGAGCACCTGGGTGAAGGGTTGACGATGACCTTTTTTACGCTGGTAGTTTTTCTTTGGCTTGTATTTGAACACAATGATCTTCTTACCTCGACCGTGGCTAAGCACTTTAACCACCGCTTTTGCGCCGGCTACCAGGGGTGTACCACAAATTAATTGCCCCTCCTTACTGATCGCCAGCACGCGATCAAGTTCCACGACCTGACCTTCTTCCGCCTCCAGCTTTTCAACTCTCAGGATGTCCCCTTCTTTAACCCGGTACTGCTTTCCACCTGTTTCAATAATTGCGTACATTAAAACACCTCCCTTTCGAAGTCTCGCCAGTTCAGGTAGCCTAAATGGCATTTAACACCTGAATCTGAGCGGTTACGGCAACGCAAACTCTGCCTACAGTATAATATTCTATCACACCCCAAAAAGAGTGTCAACAAAATCGCCTGCGAACAACGCTCCCCCTAAAAACTTCCGTTAGCCAGCAGTTTTGCCCGGGCATAGGTACGAAAAACCTTAGTTATTTCCACCAGTACCTGCTCGCCGATATAGGTACCTGCGCCCTCGATATCAAGGACAAACCCGTGCAGGCGGGCAATTCCGTCATAAGGGTTAATCGCATGAGGCTCTTCAACTTTGACCTCCAAAATTTGCCCAACTTTAACCGGCACCGCTAACTCATCAATTTCCCGCTGCGCAAATATCCCGCGGACCTGGAAGTTTTCCAGGTGAAATCCTTCAACCCCCTTGATAATTAACTGTTTACCCGTTCGTCGTTCTAATTCCCGGAGTTGCGAACCACCACTCCCAATCAACAAGGAAGCCACCGTCGGGTAAGCCTCAACGAGAATCGCCGGGGCATCGGTCAGCTCGGCCAGGGCCATGATCCTTTTCTTGGCTTGAATCATCACCGTCTCTTCAGACAAAACGCGTCCCTTGCCTTCACAATAGGGACAAGCTCTTTGCAGTATACTGTCAAGGCCCTGCTGGACTTTTTTACGGGTCATTTCTACTAGTCCCAGCTGCGTGAGCCCAAGGATTTTAGACCTGGTTTTATCTTTGCTGAGTTCCATCTCCAATGTCTTCAATACCTGGGCCTGGTCCTCAGGGTTATCCATATCAATAAAGTCGATAATAATAATCCCACCGATATTACGCAGGCGCAGTTGCCTGGGAATTTCCACCGCAGCTTCCAAATTGGTCTTTAACACGGTATCAGCCAGATTGGTGCTCCCTACGTATTTTCCCGTATTAATATCAATCGCCGTCAGGGCTTCGGTTTGGTCGATCACCAGGTACCCACCGCACTTGAGCCAGACTTTTCGCTTGAGGGCGCGGTCCAGTTCCAGATCCAGACCGTACTTTTCAAACAAATCCTGTTCGACCAAAAATACTTTGTTCTTTAAGTTAGGGCTCTCTATTTCCAGCCACTCCTGCACTTTTTTATAGGCCCATCGGGAATTGATCAGGAGACGGTCAACATCATCAGTAAAAATATCACGCAATATCCGCTGAATTAACTCCAGTTCCTTGTGAATTAACTGAGGTGATGGGCCGACCTGACTGCGCTGCTGAATACGTTTCCACAGTTTGACCAACCCTCTCACTTCCAGTTCGAGTTGCTCTTCCCCCACGCCTTCGGCCACCGTACGCACGATCAGTCCCATACCGGCCGGTTTCACCTTTTCCGCCAGGTTCTTAATCCGCTCCCGTTCTTCTTCATTTTCGATTCGGCGCGAAATCCCTATATAATCAACTGTTGGCATTAAAACAAGGTAGCGGCCAGGGATGGTTATGTGCGTAGTCACCCGCGCCCCTTTTGTCCCAATCGGTTCCTTGGTAATCTGGACTAAAATGTCCTGGCCCACTTTCAACACATTGCCGATGTTTACCCTCGGTTCCCCCCTTGTTTTTCCCGGCTCCTCATCAGACTGGCGCAACGGAATAGCATCTTCAACGTAAAGAAAGGCATTCTTTTCTAACCCGATGTTGACAAACGCCGCCTGCATCCCTGGCAGCACATTCTCTACACGGCCTTTGTAAATATTACCAACTAAGCGGTGGTCGACCGCCCGCTCAATAAAGATCTCCACCAGTTGCTGGTTTTCCATGACCGCCACCCGGGTTTCGCCTTCAAATACATGTACGATAATCTCTTTCAACATGCTAAACCGCCTTTCCCTGATCCACTGACCTTAGCTGGTTAGTTCAAGCGGAGAAACTAGTTTATCCGCTCCGATATATAGGCCAGTCCGGGTAATTCGCCATCCTTCAGTCTGGACTGATAAACCCGCGTAATGCTTAATGGCCTGGATTACCTCTTCCGGCCGGACATTCCCCTGGCTGCCGGTCCGCAGGAGCATGTCCAAATCAAGCCTCCCGTTGTCAATCCGACCAGCTAAAGCCAGAATTCCCGGCCGGATATCAACTTGACGAACTCCCTTCTTGGAGTCGCGTTCAATGACCAGGCTCTCCTGGGCCAATATCTTCTGGATCGCTGTCTGTATTTCGTCCGGCGTATTTGACGTCAGCAGTGCCACCCTGACGTGATAACGGGCGCAATCAATAACACTCATCAAAGCTGGGGCATTAGTCGGCACCAGACGCACTTCTCGCAGCTCCAGTCCCGGCGGCAGCTTTTCCTGCCATCGGGCTTTCAACTCCTGTGGCGGTAGCTCCGAAAGTAATTCGACATCTAAATACTCATGTTCCCCCGTAATTCCTACCGGTAAAACTGAGCCAAAGGAAACCTTCGGGTGAGGATTAAAACCTCCTGATAGAGCGAGAGGTAGGCCGGCTCGACGGGCCGCCCGCTCCAATGTCTTGGCCAGGTCGAGGTGGGAAATATACGCTACCGGCTGGCCTTTGGCATACTCAACGCGATAACGCGGCAGTTTGTCCACCCCCTTTTAACTGAACATCCACTTCCAGGGTAGGACATACCCCACAGCCGGTACAGGCATCATAACGGCAATCAGCGGTAACAATACCCGCCAGGGCCTGTTCATGCTCACGCTGCAGATACCTTTTCGAGACACCGCTGTCAATATGGTCCCAGGGAAGCCTTTCTGAGTATGGAATCCGCCGCTGGGCATACCAAACGGGGTCAAGGCCACACTCAGCAAAGGCCGCCATCCAGTAATCCCACTTAAAATGTTCGGACCAACTGTCAAACTTACAACCTTTCTGCCAGGCCGCTGTTAACACCCGTCCCAGTCGGCGATCTCCCCGGGCGAATACCGCCTCTAAAAAGCTTAAAGAAGGATCGTGCCAATTGTAGGTGATTCGTTTATCTCGCAGTTTCTGGCGCAGATAATCCTGCTTTTCCTGCAAAACAGAAATCGGGTCCTGCCCTTCCCACTGAAATGGGGTGTGGGCTTTGGGGACAAAACAGGAAGTGCTCACCGTTACCTGAATCCTCTTCTTAATGTGCCCCCGCTTCTGCCAACTGGTGCCCAGATCAGCTACCCGAAGGGCAATATCGGCAATTCCATCCAAATCGGCCCGTTCCTCGGTAGGTAAGCCGACCATGAAATACAACTTGACAGCTGACCAACCGGCGGCAAAGGCCGCATTTGTTGCCTGAAGCAGATCATCTTCGGTCACATTCTTGTTGATTACGTCGCGCAGGCGTTGGGTCCCGGCTTCGGGAGCAAAGGTCAGCCCGCTTTTTCTGACTCGCTGGACCTCCTGCGCCAAGTTGACTGAAAAGGAATCAATCCTTAAAGAAGGCAGTGAAATACTTATCCCATCTTTCTCATAATCATTAAGCAACTGTTTAATGAGTGATTCAATCGCGCAGTAATCACCTGAACTTAAAGAAGTCAGGGACATCTCCTCATAGCCGATGCTCTTGACCAGTTCTTCAGCCTGCCGGCGGAGAATCTCCGGCGAGCGTTCCCGCACCGGGCGGTAAATCATGCCAGCCTGGCAGAAGCGGCAGCCGCGCTGACATCCCCGAAACAGTTCTAACATGATGCGGTCGTGGACGATTTCCATAAATGGAACGATCGGCCGGGTTGGAAAGTAGACTCGGTCCAGGTCAGCAATCACTCGTTTTATTACTCGAGGTGGAACCATCGGTTCCCGTGCCTTTACCTCCTCAACCTGCCCATTTTCTCCGTAAGCAACCTGGTAAAAGGCTGGGATATATACCCCCGGAATTTTCGCCAGCCGGCGAAGCAATACCGCTCGGTCAGGCCGGCCCGGCCGGCTACTCTTGAGTTCCCGAATCGCGCCGAGGATTTCCAGCAGGACCTCCTCACCTTCGCCGATAACAAAACAGTCAATGAAATCAGCTAATGGCTCGGGGTTAAAAGCACACGGACCACCAGCAATTACTAACGGGTCGTCGTTTGTCCGGTCGGCACTTCTCAAGGGGATTTGCCCTAAATCCAGCATATTCAGGATGTTGGTATAACTCATTTCGTACTGTAGCGTAAAACCAATGAGATCAAACTCACGCAGCGGAGCATACGACTCCAAGCTAAAGAGGGGCAACCCGCGTCGTCTTAATTCTTCCTCCATGTCCACCCAGGGAGCAAAGACTCGCTCCAGCAAAAAATCCGGCTGCTCGTTGACCAATCCATATAAAATGCGGAGACCCAAATGGGACATACCAACCTCGTACAGGTCAGGGAAAGCAAAGGCCATCTTGACTGGGGTCTTTTCCCAGGACTTATGGACCGTATTCCATTCAGTCCCGATATAGCGAGTTGGCTTGGTTACTTTCGACAGAATCTGGTCAGTTAGTATACTGCGTAGTGGCAACCTCAGTCCCCCTATGCTAATAAGTGTTAAACTTGATTATTTATGATGTTTTCTTTTTTCTACATTGTTCTGTTTATTCCTTTTATTTCTATCCTCATTATTATGCCCTCATCATTTCATGAATTAACCTTGTTCCCCCGTATTAGCTCAGCGATGGTCCGGTGACTGCCCAAACCAAATATTTGATCAATCACCTCAATTTCTGTGAGCGTTGTCATTAATCGGCCGTTTGGCTCAATTACCGCAATCAAGTGAAATTTATTGGGAACAAAAGTCTTCACGATCTCCTGCAGGGGGACGTTTTCACAAACCGCCAGTTGTCTCACTTCTAATACCCCTCTTTGCGCCAGTTCTCGCTTCTTGCGCGTAAGGTGACGCCAGAGCAAGTAAATGGCCAGATTCTTTTCTCTGGTTGCCGCATAAAAAAGGAAGCCGGCCAGCAGCAACAGGTGAAATTGACTGATGTCCCACGCAAAAATTAACCCACCAAGACCAGCAAAAACCACGCCGAGCAACTGGCCAAGTCCCGCTACTTTTTCCGTCGCCCGTTTCCAGCCAAGCCTTCTGGCCAAGTATGCGCGGTAAATTCTCCCTCCATCTAAAGGCAACACTGGCAAAAGATTAAACAAGCCCAGGACCAGATTGGTGTAGAAGCACCAGGGAAGCAGGGGATGCTCGGTCAGGCCGAACCGCTGGAGTGACCAAGCAAGTCCAGCCATAAAAAAATTGCTCATGGGCCCGGCCAGAGCAATGTACGTTTCGACCACTAGATCGGCATCGAAAAGATCGACGATTTTGGCAACTCCCCCAAAAGGCAATAACTCGATTTCGACAACTTTCAAGCCGTAACCTCGCGCCACAACCACGTGGGCCAATTCGTGCAGGAATACCAGAGCAAAGATTGATAAAACTTGGGGAAACTTACCTAGCCAGATATAAATAAAAATCAGGAGCAAGAAAAAGTTGTTGAAGGTAACCTGCACCCCCAACGCCTTGCCCAGCTTCATGCCATCTTTCCTGCCTCTCTTTCTTTATGCTCCCTTGCTGGCATACCAACCGCTTGTCTCTCACTTCTAGCCTTCGGGGAAAATACTAGACCTCTGCTTTATTTTGTAGCTGATCCCCTAAGCTGGGCCAAAGGATCAATCAGGCGACCGTCAATCCTCATCTCAAAGTGCAATTGGGGACGGTCAACTGCCCCGGTCTGGCCGACTTTAGCAATAATATCTCCCTGGGCTACCCGGTCCCCCGGCTTGACCAGAATCTCCTGACAATGGGCGTAAAGTGTGAAGACATTCTGTCCATGATCAAGTTGGACCAGCCGTCCTAAATTTTTATCCTCACCTACCTTGATCACTTCGCCCGCTAACACTGCGCGAACAGGTTTACCCAGACTCGTGTCAATATCAATTCCTTCGTGGAAGCGCTGCTGGTTATCGATGGTTGACACATACCACCCAAACTCGCGGCTAATTTTTCCTGCTGCCACGGGGTAGATCATTGGCTGTTTGACCATAGTCGACTTTGCTTTTGCTTGGATAGAGAATACTGGTCGTTCACTATCCGACTCCCACAGCATTGTCTGAGATAATCTTTGTAGCCACGGGGTTAGATCGTAGTCTGCCGAGAACGCATAGGCAATTCCAGCTTGTACCGGTCTGGCCCATGAATAATCCAATCGGGAAAAGGCAA
Coding sequences within it:
- a CDS encoding ribosomal-processing cysteine protease Prp, which translates into the protein MVNVQFFYNEQGEIIGFEVEGHAEYAPYGEDIVCAALSVLAQTTVLGLQYHLPEPPDFKISDGFVRCFLPERLKQRDQENAKIIVETMRLGMETIQKSYPRNVKVFKRRWTA
- the rplU gene encoding 50S ribosomal protein L21 — encoded protein: MYAIIETGGKQYRVKEGDILRVEKLEAEEGQVVELDRVLAISKEGQLICGTPLVAGAKAVVKVLSHGRGKKIIVFKYKPKKNYQRKKGHRQPFTQVLVEKIEA
- the rpmA gene encoding 50S ribosomal protein L27, translated to MTGFNLQLFAHKKGVGSSRNGRDSEAKRLGVKRHDGQYVTAGNILVRQRGTKIHPGLNVGIGKDDTLFALVDGYVKFERKGRGKKQVSIYTEIAAV
- a CDS encoding Rne/Rng family ribonuclease, coding for MLKEIIVHVFEGETRVAVMENQQLVEIFIERAVDHRLVGNIYKGRVENVLPGMQAAFVNIGLEKNAFLYVEDAIPLRQSDEEPGKTRGEPRVNIGNVLKVGQDILVQITKEPIGTKGARVTTHITIPGRYLVLMPTVDYIGISRRIENEEERERIKNLAEKVKPAGMGLIVRTVAEGVGEEQLELEVRGLVKLWKRIQQRSQVGPSPQLIHKELELIQRILRDIFTDDVDRLLINSRWAYKKVQEWLEIESPNLKNKVFLVEQDLFEKYGLDLELDRALKRKVWLKCGGYLVIDQTEALTAIDINTGKYVGSTNLADTVLKTNLEAAVEIPRQLRLRNIGGIIIIDFIDMDNPEDQAQVLKTLEMELSKDKTRSKILGLTQLGLVEMTRKKVQQGLDSILQRACPYCEGKGRVLSEETVMIQAKKRIMALAELTDAPAILVEAYPTVASLLIGSGGSQLRELERRTGKQLIIKGVEGFHLENFQVRGIFAQREIDELAVPVKVGQILEVKVEEPHAINPYDGIARLHGFVLDIEGAGTYIGEQVLVEITKVFRTYARAKLLANGSF
- a CDS encoding peptidase M50; the protein is MKLGKALGVQVTFNNFFLLLIFIYIWLGKFPQVLSIFALVFLHELAHVVVARGYGLKVVEIELLPFGGVAKIVDLFDADLVVETYIALAGPMSNFFMAGLAWSLQRFGLTEHPLLPWCFYTNLVLGLFNLLPVLPLDGGRIYRAYLARRLGWKRATEKVAGLGQLLGVVFAGLGGLIFAWDISQFHLLLLAGFLFYAATREKNLAIYLLWRHLTRKKRELAQRGVLEVRQLAVCENVPLQEIVKTFVPNKFHLIAVIEPNGRLMTTLTEIEVIDQIFGLGSHRTIAELIRGNKVNS
- a CDS encoding DUF2344 domain-containing protein, which gives rise to MDKLPRYRVEYAKGQPVAYISHLDLAKTLERAARRAGLPLALSGGFNPHPKVSFGSVLPVGITGEHEYLDVELLSELPPQELKARWQEKLPPGLELREVRLVPTNAPALMSVIDCARYHVRVALLTSNTPDEIQTAIQKILAQESLVIERDSKKGVRQVDIRPGILALAGRIDNGRLDLDMLLRTGSQGNVRPEEVIQAIKHYAGLSVQTEGWRITRTGLYIGADKLVSPLELTS
- a CDS encoding TIGR03960 family B12-binding radical SAM protein, whose amino-acid sequence is MGGLRLPLRSILTDQILSKVTKPTRYIGTEWNTVHKSWEKTPVKMAFAFPDLYEVGMSHLGLRILYGLVNEQPDFLLERVFAPWVDMEEELRRRGLPLFSLESYAPLREFDLIGFTLQYEMSYTNILNMLDLGQIPLRSADRTNDDPLVIAGGPCAFNPEPLADFIDCFVIGEGEEVLLEILGAIRELKSSRPGRPDRAVLLRRLAKIPGVYIPAFYQVAYGENGQVEEVKAREPMVPPRVIKRVIADLDRVYFPTRPIVPFMEIVHDRIMLELFRGCQRGCRFCQAGMIYRPVRERSPEILRRQAEELVKSIGYEEMSLTSLSSGDYCAIESLIKQLLNDYEKDGISISLPSLRIDSFSVNLAQEVQRVRKSGLTFAPEAGTQRLRDVINKNVTEDDLLQATNAAFAAGWSAVKLYFMVGLPTEERADLDGIADIALRVADLGTSWQKRGHIKKRIQVTVSTSCFVPKAHTPFQWEGQDPISVLQEKQDYLRQKLRDKRITYNWHDPSLSFLEAVFARGDRRLGRVLTAAWQKGCKFDSWSEHFKWDYWMAAFAECGLDPVWYAQRRIPYSERLPWDHIDSGVSKRYLQREHEQALAGIVTADCRYDACTGCGVCPTLEVDVQLKGGGQTAALSR
- a CDS encoding M23 family metallopeptidase yields the protein MLERSPLKLTWPYNDGQLPLPSSWSRVWPKHWLKNKQIVRSLICGGIFVLVLAFSRLDYSWARPVQAGIAYAFSADYDLTPWLQRLSQTMLWESDSERPVFSIQAKAKSTMVKQPMIYPVAAGKISREFGWYVSTIDNQQRFHEGIDIDTSLGKPVRAVLAGEVIKVGEDKNLGRLVQLDHGQNVFTLYAHCQEILVKPGDRVAQGDIIAKVGQTGAVDRPQLHFEMRIDGRLIDPLAQLRGSATK